A genomic region of Planococcus kocurii contains the following coding sequences:
- a CDS encoding phytoene desaturase family protein, which yields MNHSQKSVIVIGGGLGGLSAAISLAQKGYAVSLYEKNDHIGGKVNRLEQDGFGFDLGPSILTMPHIFDKLFQGSGKRMEDYVPIERLEREWRSFFPDGTVLDLYHDLDLMERTNPALSHKDMKEYYALLKYAQKIYKTTERSYLKEGFESPQEAVAQNGIIATLTGFDLTSTMYSAISKRISNPHLRDMLSYYVKYVGSSPYSAPAVLNMMIYMQHAQGCWYVKGGTHKLAEGLTKLAEEAGVRLHTGMGVIRALTSEDDKIVGVELEDGSFETADYYVSNMEVIPFYKKMVAADEAFVADLKKKYEPASSGLVLHLGVKKTYPLLNHHNFFFSENLHEQMEKVFEKHELPDDPTIYLVNVNKTDPSQAPEGHENIKILPHIPYIQDNPFTPEQYADFEELVLDKLERMGLDGLRENIVTRDVWTPHDIERVYGSDRGAIYGTVSDKKKNGGFKHKKQSELYDNLYFVGGTVNPGGGMPMVTLSGQQVSDKIVRRDQAEKK from the coding sequence ATGAATCATTCACAAAAATCGGTAATCGTAATTGGGGGAGGCCTTGGCGGCTTGTCTGCTGCTATTTCACTTGCACAAAAAGGTTACGCGGTTTCTTTATATGAAAAAAACGATCACATCGGCGGGAAAGTAAATCGTCTCGAGCAAGACGGATTTGGTTTTGACCTCGGCCCGTCTATTTTAACGATGCCGCATATTTTTGATAAACTGTTCCAAGGGAGCGGCAAGCGGATGGAGGATTATGTGCCCATTGAACGCCTTGAGCGGGAATGGCGTTCGTTCTTTCCAGATGGTACCGTACTGGATTTGTACCATGATCTTGATTTAATGGAACGAACAAATCCTGCACTTTCTCACAAAGACATGAAAGAGTATTACGCATTGTTGAAATACGCACAAAAGATTTATAAAACGACAGAGCGTAGTTATTTAAAAGAAGGCTTTGAGTCACCCCAAGAAGCGGTGGCGCAAAATGGCATCATTGCGACGTTGACTGGATTCGATTTAACGTCAACCATGTATAGTGCGATTTCGAAACGCATTAGTAACCCACATCTACGCGACATGCTGTCGTATTACGTTAAATACGTGGGTTCTTCTCCTTACAGTGCACCTGCCGTTCTCAACATGATGATTTACATGCAACACGCGCAAGGGTGCTGGTATGTGAAAGGCGGTACGCATAAATTGGCGGAAGGCTTAACAAAACTTGCAGAAGAAGCAGGCGTTCGACTCCATACAGGCATGGGTGTGATTCGTGCATTGACTAGCGAAGATGACAAAATTGTCGGTGTTGAACTGGAAGATGGCTCATTCGAAACTGCAGATTATTACGTATCTAATATGGAAGTTATTCCGTTTTATAAAAAAATGGTCGCCGCAGACGAAGCGTTTGTTGCGGACTTGAAGAAAAAGTATGAACCTGCAAGTTCTGGTCTTGTGCTGCATCTGGGGGTCAAGAAAACGTATCCCTTGCTAAATCATCATAATTTCTTCTTTTCTGAGAACCTGCATGAACAAATGGAGAAAGTGTTTGAGAAACACGAGTTGCCAGACGATCCAACCATCTATTTAGTGAATGTGAATAAAACAGATCCATCTCAAGCACCAGAAGGACATGAGAACATTAAGATTTTGCCACACATTCCGTATATCCAAGACAATCCATTTACACCTGAGCAATACGCGGATTTTGAAGAACTTGTGCTTGATAAATTAGAACGCATGGGCTTAGACGGGCTGCGGGAAAATATTGTGACACGCGACGTCTGGACACCACACGATATCGAACGCGTGTATGGTTCAGACCGAGGTGCCATTTACGGAACGGTTTCTGATAAAAAGAAAAATGGTGGCTTTAAGCACAAGAAACAAAGCGAACTGTACGACAATCTTTACTTTGTCGGGGGCACAGTAAATCCAGGTGGCGGAATGCCCATGGTAACGCTCAGTGGTCAACAAGTGAGTGATAAGATTGTTAGACGTGATCAAGCAGAGAAGAAATAG
- a CDS encoding FAD-binding oxidoreductase — MTIANQEAILDHLREHLTAEQISMNETIKELHGQDESYHQMKLPDLVVFPETTEQVSEIMKISAQYQIPVVPFGLGSSLEGHVIPENGGITIDFSLMNRVLAVSEEDFLVTVQPGVTRSQLNKELKKHGLFFTVDPGADATLGGMAATNASGTTSVKYGVMRDQVRDLEVVLADGTVIHTGNKAAKSSSGLHLNGLFVGSEGTLGCFTEMTLRVYGIPEFITAARASFPTVKDAVEAVVSILQAGIPIARVELVDEQSMQQVNKYNDTAYAEKPTLFLEFHGNEAGLKQDVEFMQEIVQGHACEEVAFETDTAARNLLWEARHTLAYAYIHGYPGKKMMVTDVCLPISELAGAVGHARENLMELGLPGGIVGHVGDGNFHALIMMDMNNPEEIAKAQEFNERIVLYALARGGTSTGEHGVGIGKQKYQQQEHGHALDVMEKIKAVLDPSNLLNPGKNIKSVKRELSK; from the coding sequence ATGACAATTGCAAATCAAGAAGCCATCCTCGATCACTTAAGAGAACATTTAACAGCTGAGCAAATCAGCATGAACGAAACCATTAAAGAACTTCATGGGCAAGATGAGTCTTATCATCAAATGAAATTACCCGATCTGGTGGTTTTTCCAGAAACAACAGAACAAGTTTCTGAAATCATGAAAATATCCGCACAATACCAAATTCCAGTAGTGCCATTTGGTCTCGGTTCCAGTTTAGAAGGACATGTAATTCCAGAGAACGGCGGAATCACCATTGATTTCTCATTGATGAATCGCGTGTTAGCAGTATCTGAAGAGGACTTTCTGGTGACTGTACAACCAGGAGTGACACGGTCGCAGCTCAATAAGGAATTAAAGAAGCATGGTTTGTTTTTTACCGTAGATCCTGGAGCAGATGCAACACTTGGAGGCATGGCTGCGACAAATGCCAGTGGCACAACTTCTGTGAAATACGGCGTGATGCGCGACCAAGTACGTGATTTGGAAGTGGTGTTAGCAGACGGAACTGTTATACATACAGGCAATAAAGCCGCCAAATCTTCATCGGGCTTGCACTTAAACGGTTTGTTTGTCGGTTCTGAAGGAACGCTCGGTTGCTTTACTGAAATGACGCTGCGCGTTTACGGCATTCCTGAATTCATCACAGCGGCTCGTGCATCGTTCCCAACCGTAAAAGACGCTGTCGAAGCAGTCGTATCGATTTTACAGGCGGGCATTCCAATTGCGCGCGTTGAACTAGTCGACGAGCAATCAATGCAGCAAGTCAACAAATACAATGATACCGCTTACGCGGAAAAACCTACACTGTTTTTAGAGTTTCACGGCAATGAAGCAGGGTTAAAACAAGATGTAGAATTTATGCAAGAAATTGTGCAAGGGCATGCCTGCGAAGAAGTCGCATTTGAAACAGATACGGCCGCACGAAATCTTCTGTGGGAAGCACGACATACATTGGCGTATGCCTACATTCACGGTTATCCTGGCAAAAAGATGATGGTCACAGATGTTTGTCTGCCCATTTCTGAACTAGCAGGAGCTGTGGGACATGCCCGTGAAAATCTGATGGAACTGGGATTGCCTGGTGGCATCGTTGGACATGTCGGTGACGGCAACTTCCACGCACTTATCATGATGGATATGAATAATCCAGAAGAAATAGCAAAAGCACAGGAATTCAATGAACGCATTGTGTTGTACGCACTAGCAAGAGGCGGTACATCTACCGGTGAACATGGGGTTGGTATTGGGAAGCAGAAATACCAGCAACAAGAACACGGACATGCGCTAGATGTGATGGAGAAAATAAAAGCAGTACTGGATCCAAGCAATTTATTAAATCCTGGCAAGAATATTAAATCAGTAAAAAGGGAGTTGAGTAAATGA
- a CDS encoding bile acid:sodium symporter family protein — MKVLNGLSNIAGKYFAVWVILIALVAFLFPSAFVGLGSYITILLGVVMFGMGLTLKPVDFKIIAKSPRPVFVGVAAQFLVMPFAAFGIAYLLNLPAELAAGLVLLGCVPGGTASNVMVYLAKGNLALSVAMTSLSTLMAPIMTPLLLLLLAGQWLPVNPVSMFVSIIQVIIVPIVLGLLVQKLMPKVVKQTISVIPLISVAAILIIVSAVTAANAENVISSGFVVFLAVFLHNSFGLMLGYLTAMAMGLDEVDRRAISLEVGMQNSGLGVALATAHFGPLAALPSVWGAIWHNISGPILATIWSKNPSQKEKLVNVKRVPEVKIDNV, encoded by the coding sequence ATGAAAGTTCTCAATGGATTGAGTAACATAGCTGGAAAATACTTTGCGGTTTGGGTCATTTTGATTGCACTCGTTGCCTTTTTGTTTCCGTCTGCGTTTGTGGGCTTAGGCAGTTACATTACGATTCTTCTAGGTGTCGTGATGTTTGGTATGGGATTAACGTTAAAGCCTGTAGACTTTAAAATTATTGCGAAAAGTCCGCGTCCAGTTTTCGTTGGGGTGGCTGCACAATTTTTGGTTATGCCGTTCGCTGCATTTGGTATTGCGTATCTACTAAATTTGCCTGCTGAATTAGCAGCTGGACTTGTTTTGTTAGGTTGCGTACCAGGAGGAACCGCGTCGAACGTTATGGTGTATTTGGCAAAAGGAAATTTGGCATTGTCTGTTGCTATGACCTCGTTATCGACCTTAATGGCACCGATTATGACACCCTTATTGTTACTCCTGTTAGCGGGACAATGGCTTCCTGTAAATCCAGTATCTATGTTTGTGTCCATCATTCAAGTGATCATCGTGCCGATTGTACTTGGTCTATTGGTTCAAAAGCTAATGCCAAAAGTGGTCAAACAAACAATTTCAGTGATTCCCCTTATTTCAGTTGCCGCGATCTTGATTATTGTGTCAGCTGTTACAGCAGCTAATGCAGAAAACGTCATCAGTTCAGGATTTGTTGTTTTCTTAGCGGTCTTTTTACACAATAGTTTTGGCTTAATGCTTGGTTATTTAACGGCAATGGCGATGGGGCTCGACGAAGTGGATCGTCGTGCTATTTCACTGGAAGTCGGTATGCAAAACTCTGGTTTAGGAGTCGCGTTAGCCACGGCTCACTTTGGCCCGCTTGCTGCGTTACCAAGTGTTTGGGGCGCAATTTGGCATAATATCTCTGGTCCGATTTTGGCCACAATTTGGTCGAAGAATCCTTCGCAAAAGGAAAAGCTAGTCAACGTAAAAAGAGTACCTGAAGTTAAAATAGATAATGTGTAA
- a CDS encoding FadR/GntR family transcriptional regulator produces the protein MNPKKKTYELIVEQINLLCLEQNLQPGDRLPSERDLASLFGVSRNSIREALKDLERKEFIEIRQGGGSFLSTTKRDLLGNELRTHIDKAKAILIDEMLELRRAFEVEAAFLAAQRASPENLEAIQNVLIQMANAKSDTEKGVQADLDFHLQVAYATKNQLLIDLMATLALRIEENIRETRKHRFTDSNRQQETLNEHQEIYDAIADKNSDLAKHLMSQHISRIRSELHSSS, from the coding sequence TTGAATCCAAAGAAAAAAACTTATGAACTAATCGTGGAACAAATCAATCTTCTCTGCTTAGAACAAAATCTGCAGCCAGGCGATCGTCTGCCTTCCGAACGGGACCTTGCGAGTTTGTTTGGCGTCAGTAGAAATTCCATTAGGGAAGCTTTGAAAGATTTGGAAAGGAAAGAATTCATCGAAATACGGCAAGGTGGTGGGAGTTTTCTGTCAACGACCAAACGCGACCTCCTTGGCAATGAACTTCGAACGCATATTGACAAAGCAAAAGCGATTTTGATTGACGAAATGCTTGAGCTGCGACGTGCATTTGAAGTCGAAGCCGCTTTTTTAGCAGCCCAACGAGCCAGTCCTGAAAACCTAGAAGCGATCCAAAACGTCCTTATCCAAATGGCTAATGCAAAAAGTGACACCGAAAAAGGAGTACAAGCAGATTTAGACTTTCACTTACAAGTTGCTTATGCCACGAAAAACCAATTATTGATTGATTTAATGGCGACATTAGCCTTGCGAATAGAAGAAAACATCCGAGAAACACGCAAACACCGCTTTACCGATTCCAATCGCCAACAAGAGACACTTAATGAACACCAGGAAATATACGATGCTATCGCAGACAAAAATAGTGACTTGGCCAAACACCTCATGAGCCAACACATCTCACGTATTCGCTCTGAATTGCACAGCTCTTCTTAA